The Persephonella sp. genome segment CACAACAAGTCTTGAAACAAAGGATAAATAATCTGTATTTGATACAAGCCTTGCGATAGCATTACTGCTGCTTATCTCAATATCCGGTTTTATTTTAATCCCTTTTTTCTCAAGATTTTTTTCAACTATATTTCTTGTTCCTGAGCCTGTTTCCCTGAAAATAAACTTATATTTTTTCAGGTCTTTAACATCAATCTCTTCAGGAATATCAGTATTTTTTGAAGCTATCAGGATAATCTCATCATTGTAGAACTCAACGATTTCATATTTGCTTGAATGGATTTCATCTTCTATAAGTCCTATATAAAAGGTTTTTGAAAGGATACCTTCTTCAATTTCTTTTGAATTCCCCACAAAAAGACTGATTTTTATATCCTTTTTTTCCTTTAAAAATTCAGGAAGAATGTCAGGAAGGAGAAAATCACCTATCGTTGTGCTGGCACCAATCCTTAAGGTTTTTTGGAGGTTTTCCTTCAGGTCAGATAAACCTTCTTCCAGCAGGTCATAATCTTCAAGGATTTTTGATATGTATTTATAGAAAATTTCACCTTCTCTGGTAAGTAAAACGCCCTTTTTATCCCTATGGAAAAGGGTAATTCCCAGATAGTTTTCCAGTTTTTTTACCTGAAGTGTTACTGTAGGCTGAGATAAAAACAGCAGTTCTGCTGCTTTTGAAAAACTTTTTGTGTCTGCTACCGTTTTAAAAATTTTAAGCTTATGATAATCAAGGACTTCCATAATTCACCTGTAAAGTTATTTATTAATTTATCAAAATATCAAAATAAATGAATATTGTATGATTAAAATCAATTTCTGGATTGTTTAAATTTTTCGTGGGCTTGTTGAACTACCCGTTTTATTTTTTCTTCTGAAATCTGACTCTTTTTGCAATTGGTTCCCTTTTCAATAAAAGCGAGAAACTCTATATTTCCTTCAGGACCCCATGTTTCAGAAAAGTCTAAATCTTTAACACAATAACAACTTTCTTCTAAACCATCTATAACTTTTTTAATAGCTTTTTGGTGGAGTTTTTTATCCTTTACAACACCACCTTTAACCTCATTCTTTGATAATTCAAACTGGGGTTTTATAAGAATTATTCCCTCTGCACCATCTTTTAAAAGTTCACATATATTGGGAAGTATTTTCAATATTGAAATAAAAGAGACATCAGAAACAACAAAATCAATTTTTTCAGGGATTTCTTTTTCTGTTAAATATCTGGCATTGGTTTTTTCAAGGGATACTACAGCCGGGTTATTTCTTAGTTTTTCATGGAGCTGGTTTGTTCCAACATCAACGGCATATACTTTTTTAGCCCCGTGTTGCAGAAGGCAATCTGTGAAACCACCTGTCGAGGCACCTATATCAAGGCAGATTTTATCTTTTATATCTGTTTTGAAAACATTTATTCCCTTTTCCAGTTTATAGCCGCCTCTGGATACGTATTTTTCTTTTTCTTTTATGTAAATATTGGCATCTGTTTTTACTTTTGTCCCAGGTTTATCAACTTTCTGATTGTTAACAAATACAACTCCGGCCATTATAAGCCGCTGGGCTTTTTCCCTACTTTCAACCAGTCCTTTTTCCACAAGAAGTTTATCCAATCTCTCTTTTGTAGCCATAATCCCAAAATATAAGAAGTTTAAATACTTTGCAACAGTTTTACGATACTTATACATATATAAAATACAAAACAGGATTTCCTATGGATTTCAGAGAAGGATTAAATGAGTTTGGGAAAGCATTAATCAATATAGGCGTAGCATCAATAATATTTGCAATTATACAACCTCTTGTAAAAAATGAATTTTCAAGTAAATTAGGTATTATAGCCTTAATTATGTTTATAATTTTATCAGGGATTGGTATTTTACTGATTTCCCTGGGAGGAAAAAATAATGACTGTTGAAGAATATATGATTCTGGTAACTGTTGTCCTTTCTATAATGGGTTTAATCCTGTTCTTTATCGGCCTTAAATTAGAGAAAAAGAAAAACAGAACATAATCTAAACCTTTCAAATCAGAGATTTCTCATAAAATCCTTCTCTTTCCAAGAATAAAATTCTGATATAGACAAATCAGTGGAGGCAAAGTATGTTCTGGGCACAGATTGATAGACACAAAATCAAAGTTTATGGAAAAGAAAGTAAACTACTGCTAAAAAATCAAATGAGAGACGATATAGCTTTTTTACATAACCTTCTTTCAAATGATATAAAAGGTCTTCAAACAGGAAAATTTAATTATAATCTCAGGCTTACAGGTAATGGAGAACCTATTCAGGACTTTTTTGTTTATAAAGATGATGATTTTTTTATTCTGGATACAGATGAGAATCCGGAAGAGCTTGCATCAGAGCTTAATAAACTAAAACTTTCCCTGAAGGTATTCTTTGAGCCTTTAATCTATCAGCATGTTATTATCTGGGGAGAGGAAGCAGCAGAGTTTTTGAAAAACTTGGGATTTGAAATTCCACAGGAGTTTGGTTTCACAAAAAAAGATGAAATATATCTGGCTAATAACCCGCTGAGGATAGGACAAGGAGTTTATGAGCTGTTTGGAAATCTGGAAAGTGTTCTTTCCCTCTTGAAAAAATTTGAGAAGGTAAAGCAGGAAACTCTGGAAAAACTCAGGATAAAAAATTGTATCCCCAAAATTGGAAAAGAATTAAAAAAAGGATTTCATCCTTTGGAAGCAAATATTTTGTATGCTTTTAGCTTTGAAAAAGGTTGTTATGTGGGGCAGGAGGCAATCGCAAGGGTTTATTTCAGAGGCAGACCTCCAAGGACTCTATCTAAATTTCAGATTGAAAAACCTGTAGAAGAAAACGAAAAAATCTATTTAAATGACAAACCTGTAGGGGTGATAACCTCTGTATCCCCTGACAAAACCATAGCACTGGGATACATACTCAGAAGTCTGTTTGAGGAAGGAAAAACTTTTAAAACAGACAGCGGAGAGGTAAAAATCATAAAAGAGTGTAATTAAATATTTAGTTGAGGAATAACAAGAAATCACCGATTTTGTGATAAAATACTAAAAAAAACACTTTAAAAGTAGGGAAGTCCTTATGAAAAAATCTTTTCTATTTTTAAGTTTAATTGCAATTTTTTTATTTGTTTCCTGTGCTAAGCCACCACAAGTAGTTTCTTTTAGCCCTTCAACACAAAACAAAAATGTGTTCAAAATAGTTGAAGGAAAAAAAACTAATAAAAATCTTGGTTTGACTACTGCACTTATATTACCTAAAGGTTCTATTCCTTCTTTCGAGCAAACTTCATCTACTACTAATCCTTTTACTAATCCTTTAACGTTGATGCAGAATATTTTAAGAGCATATAAAATTTCCTATAAATCAGCAAACTTACCTGAAGATTTTAAAAGGAATTTAGCAAAATCACTTGAAGCTATTTTATTAAACAAAGGATATAAAGTTACAGGCCCTTATAAATCTTTAAATGAAATGACCTATAGTGACAAAAAGTCTGTAGATTTTGTATTAATTCCTGTAGTTGAGTTATATCCAGAAATACAAGATAACGGATGTAAAAATAAAACACCTTTAACTGTATCTTCTTTAACACCTGCTGTTCAAAAAGGGGAAATTTATTGTTCTGGACAAGTCAGGTTTAAAGGTCAATTGTTATTTGAACTTCGCGAACCATTAACACAAGAAAAAATTTATATCAAAGGAATAGATTTCGAGACAGAACCAGAAAACTTTGAAGCTAAAGTTGTCTACGAAAGAGAACAAGATATGTCTCAAGCAATAATGCTAGCTCAAAGAACAAAACTAATGGCAATTAACAATGCTTTAAACAATGCATTAGTATCTGCCTATAATAAGTTTATAGAAATGTTCAAAAAATATATGCCCGAAGGAGAAGAAGCACGTCAATTAGAAAAACAAATTAAAGAACTTAAAAAACTCAAAAGGTATTAATAAATTTTTGCCTCCCTTTATAGGGAGGCTTCTCATATTTCAACATATCTTTCAATTTGTCTCAAATTTTTCAATCTGTCAAAAATTGGTATTACAAATATTATAAAAAGTAGTGTAATTTTGAAAATTTAAATATAAAATAAATAAGGTTTAAATTTATATGGAGGCTATTTAATGAAATTTTCAGAAAGGGTTCTCAGGGTTCAACCTTCACAGACACTTGTTATCACTGCGAAAGCTGCAGAAATGAGAAATAAAGGCATTGATGTTATTGGATTTGGTGCAGGAGAACCTGATTTTGATACTCCAGACTTTGTAAAAGAAGCAGCAATAAAAGCACTAAAAGAAGGAAAAACAAAATACACACCAGCAGCAGGAATACCTGAGCTTAGAGAAGGAATAGCCAAAAGATTAAAAGAAAAAAACAATATTGATTATAAACCTTCAGAAGTTATTGTTACCCCCGGTGCAAAAATGGGGCTTTATGAAATATTTGCCACGATACTAAATCCCGGAGACGAGGTAATAGTTCCGGCACCTTACTGGGTTTCATATACAGAGCAGATTAAACTTTGTGATGGTATACCTGTTATAGTAGAAATGTCAGAAGAAAATGGTTTTGTTTTAACGGCTGACCTTGTTGAAAGTGCAATAACGGACAAAACAAAAGCCCTTGTTCTAAATACACCTTCCAATCCAACAGGAGCAGTTATACCCCGTAGCGAACTGGAAAAAATAGCAGAGGTTTGCCTGAAGCACAATATATTAATTATCTCTGATGAATGTTATGAGGAATTCTGCTACGACGAAGAACATGTAAGCATTGCATCCCTTTCTCCGGAGATCAGAGATATAACATTTACCGTAAATGCCTTCTCCAAAGCTTACTCAATGACTGGCTGGAGACTTGGATGGGTTGCAGCTCCTGAAGAGTATATTAAGAAAATCAACATAATCCAGTCCCAAACAATCTCCAATCCAACTTCATTTGCCCAGTATGGAGCACTGGCAGCACTGGAAGACAAAGGCAAATTCCCTGCTATGATGAAAGAGGAATTTAGGAAAAGAAGAGATTTTATAGTTCAGGAGTTTTTATCTATAGAAGGAATTACCTGCCCTATGCCCAAAGGAGCTTTTTATGTATTTCCTAATATCTCTGCATATATAAAAGGTGATATCAAAAATGATATCGATTTCACAGCATATCTCCTTGAAGAAGCAAAAGTTGCCGTTGTTCCCGGCTCAGCATTTGGTAAAGAGGGATATATAAGACTTTCCTATGCAACATCAATGGAAAATATAAAAGAGGGAATGAGGAGAATTAAGGAGGCTCTGGCAAAATTATAAGAACAGGAGTTAAAAGATGAGAAAATTTTTCTATCTATTTTTTACAGTGGTTTTAGTAGCTTTTTTAGGATGCCAGCAAAAAGCCTCAGAGAAGTTCAAAGTTG includes the following:
- a CDS encoding LysR family transcriptional regulator; this translates as MEVLDYHKLKIFKTVADTKSFSKAAELLFLSQPTVTLQVKKLENYLGITLFHRDKKGVLLTREGEIFYKYISKILEDYDLLEEGLSDLKENLQKTLRIGASTTIGDFLLPDILPEFLKEKKDIKISLFVGNSKEIEEGILSKTFYIGLIEDEIHSSKYEIVEFYNDEIILIASKNTDIPEEIDVKDLKKYKFIFRETGSGTRNIVEKNLEKKGIKIKPDIEISSSNAIARLVSNTDYLSFVSRLVVKNLLGTQLKEVKVKGLNLTRKFYCITQKNIRLPKIDREFVSYLLNLK
- a CDS encoding TlyA family RNA methyltransferase encodes the protein MATKERLDKLLVEKGLVESREKAQRLIMAGVVFVNNQKVDKPGTKVKTDANIYIKEKEKYVSRGGYKLEKGINVFKTDIKDKICLDIGASTGGFTDCLLQHGAKKVYAVDVGTNQLHEKLRNNPAVVSLEKTNARYLTEKEIPEKIDFVVSDVSFISILKILPNICELLKDGAEGIILIKPQFELSKNEVKGGVVKDKKLHQKAIKKVIDGLEESCYCVKDLDFSETWGPEGNIEFLAFIEKGTNCKKSQISEEKIKRVVQQAHEKFKQSRN
- a CDS encoding folate-binding protein, with amino-acid sequence MFWAQIDRHKIKVYGKESKLLLKNQMRDDIAFLHNLLSNDIKGLQTGKFNYNLRLTGNGEPIQDFFVYKDDDFFILDTDENPEELASELNKLKLSLKVFFEPLIYQHVIIWGEEAAEFLKNLGFEIPQEFGFTKKDEIYLANNPLRIGQGVYELFGNLESVLSLLKKFEKVKQETLEKLRIKNCIPKIGKELKKGFHPLEANILYAFSFEKGCYVGQEAIARVYFRGRPPRTLSKFQIEKPVEENEKIYLNDKPVGVITSVSPDKTIALGYILRSLFEEGKTFKTDSGEVKIIKECN
- a CDS encoding pyridoxal phosphate-dependent aminotransferase gives rise to the protein MKFSERVLRVQPSQTLVITAKAAEMRNKGIDVIGFGAGEPDFDTPDFVKEAAIKALKEGKTKYTPAAGIPELREGIAKRLKEKNNIDYKPSEVIVTPGAKMGLYEIFATILNPGDEVIVPAPYWVSYTEQIKLCDGIPVIVEMSEENGFVLTADLVESAITDKTKALVLNTPSNPTGAVIPRSELEKIAEVCLKHNILIISDECYEEFCYDEEHVSIASLSPEIRDITFTVNAFSKAYSMTGWRLGWVAAPEEYIKKINIIQSQTISNPTSFAQYGALAALEDKGKFPAMMKEEFRKRRDFIVQEFLSIEGITCPMPKGAFYVFPNISAYIKGDIKNDIDFTAYLLEEAKVAVVPGSAFGKEGYIRLSYATSMENIKEGMRRIKEALAKL